The sequence AAATTAATTAACAAACAGAACTATATTTTGTTAAAATGTAATAGATAACTTTTCAGAAAACGAAAACAAAAAATTCATGTCAAACATGCAAAATAGTGGGCAATCGAGATTCGGTATGCTATCATTAGTCTTAGTTTTCGAAGGTGAAAATAGTATCAATAAATATTAAAAAATCTATATTAATAATAGAATAACTTCGTAAGAGAAAAGCGAAACGGATATGTTTTTTTAATAATCAGGGGAAGAAACATTATTTCTAAATCTGCTATTAGTCAAAAACAACTTTTAAAGGGGTAAAAGTCCAGAGAAAGTAAGAATCCAAGCTCTTGCGTGGGAGGAGGTAAGGAATGAACAGGTTTTTTAGAAATGCGATATTTTATGTCATAATATTCCTTGTTATTATCGGGATTGTTGCTTCATTTAACTCAAACAAAGAGGCAGCCAAAGATATTAGCTATTCAGAATTTGTGAGTAAGTTAGAAGATGGTAAAGTTAAATCCGTATCAATACAGCCTGACCGTAGTGTTTATACAATCGAAGGTGAGTTTAAATCAAGCGATAAAAGCTCCGACGACAAAAAAACCGGTCTTGGCCAAAGTAAAACAAGCAGCACTGCTTTCACAACATACGCTTTAAACAGCGATACTTCACTAGGCGATTTGCAAAAAACGCTTGATAAAGAAGACGTGAAAACAACAATAGTACCTGCCAAACAAAACAGCGGTTGGGTTACATTCCTAACTTCTATTGTACCTTTTGTAATTATCTTCATCCTCTTCTTCTTCCTAATGAGCCAGTCTCAAGGTGGCGGTGGCGGTAAAGTAATGAGCTTTGGTAAAAGCAAAGCCAAACTTTACAACGACGACAAGAAGAAAGTTCGCTTCACAGATGTAGCTGGAGCAGACGAGGAAAAACAAGAACTTGTTGAAGTAGTAGAATTCCTAAAAGATCCGCGCAAATTTGCGGACCTTGGCGCACGTATTCCGAAAGGTGTCCTTTTAGTGGGGCCTCCGGGTACTGGTAAAACCTTGCTAGCTCGTGCAGTTGCCGGTGAAGCAGGCGTGCCATTCTTCTCTATCTCGGGTTCAGACTTTGTAGAAATGTTTGTCGGTGTCGGTGCAAGCCGTGTCCGTGACTTATTCGAAAATGCGAAGAAAAATGCACCATGTATCATTTTCATTGATGAAATTGATGCAGTTGGTCGTCAACGTGGAGCAGGAATGGGCGGCGGTCATGATGAACGTGAACAAACCCTAAACCAATTACTAGTTGAAATGGATGGTTTTGGCGGCAATGAAGGTATCATCATTATTGCAGCAACTAACCGTGCAGACGTACTTGACCCAGCACTTCTTCGTCCAGGCCGTTTTGACCGTCAAATTATGGTTGATCGTCCAGACGTAAAAGGCCGTGAAGCAGTACTTCGCGTTCATGCTCGTAACAAACCACTTGCTAAAAGTGTTGATTTAAAAGCAATCGCTCAACGTACACCGGGATTCTCTGGTGCCGATTTAGAAAACTTACTGAATGAAGCTGCACTTGTTGCCGCACGTTCCGATAAGAAAGAAATAGATATGAGTGACCTCGATGAAGCTAGTGACCGCGTAATTGCTGGACCGGCTAAGAAAAATCGAGTTATCTCTGAAAAAGAACGCCGCACAGTCGCGTATCATGAAGGTGGTCACGTTATCGTCGGAATGGTACTTGATGAAGCGGAAGTTGTGCATAAAGTTACCATTGTTCCTCGTGGACAAGCTGGTGGTTATGCCGTAATGTTACCAAAAGAAGATCGCTTCCTTATGACAAAAGCTGAGTTAATGGACCGTATCACAGGTTTGCTTGGTGGACGCGTAGCCGAAGAAGTTACTTTTGGTGAAGTAACAACTGGTGCAAGTAATGACTTTGAACGTGCAACCGAACTTGCTCGCCGCATGGTAACTGAATGGGGTATGAGTGACAAGATTGGCCCACTTCAATTCACTTCTGGTAACGGTCAAGTATTTATGGGCCGCGATTTCGGCAGCGACAAAGGTTATTCCGATAAAATCGCTTACGAAATTGACACAGAAGTTCAAAGCTTAATCCGCTACTGTTATGACCGCGCTAAAACAATCATTACAGAACACCAAGAGCAACATAAACTTATCGCGGAAACATTACTAAAAGTAGAAACATTAGATGCTCGCCAAATTCGTTCTCTATTTGATGACGGTGTAATGCCTCCAGATATCGATACGATTGACGTAGAAGCAGAATATCCTTCCGAAAAAGACGAAGAGCCAGTAGGTAAATCTTTTGAAGAAGAAAAAGAAGACTTGAAAGAAGAAAAAGTCGAAGAAACAAAAGAAGAGCCAAAAGAAGTGACTTCGGAAGATGCTCCAAACATTGAGCAAACACCAAACGATAAAAAAGACGAATAAAATCAAAGAGGCTGGGCTTTCCCAGTCTCTTTTTTGAAGCTATATTATTCGGATTTTCCTATAAAACATGTTATGATACGTTAGAAAAATCTTCTAAAGGACGGTATTTAAACTTATGATACTTGTAATTGACGTTGGAAATACTAACTGTACTGTCGGAGTTTATGAAAAACAAAAACTTCTAAAACATTGGCGCATGACAACAGATCGTCACCGTACATCCGATGAATTAGGAATGACAGTCTTGAACTTTTTTTCTTATGCGAATTTAACTCCTTCTGATATTCAAGGAATTATTATTTCGTCCGTTGTTCCACCAATTATGCACGCAATGGAAACAATGTGTGTACGCTATTTTAATATCCGACCACTAATCGTTGGTCCAGGAATAAAAACTGGCTTAAATCTCAAAGTCGATAATCCTCGCGAAATCGGATCTGACCGAATTGTAAACGCCGTAGCAGCGTCAGAAGAATACGGTACACCGGTTATCGTAGTTGATTTTGGCACAGCGACTACATTTTGCTATATCGATGAATCAGGCGTGTACCAAGGTGGCGCTATTGCCCCAGGAATTATGATTTCGACCGAAGCCCTATACAACCGCGCTGCTAAACTTCCGCGCGTAGATATTGCTGAATCAAATCAAATCATCGGCAAATCTACCGTGGCCTCCATGCAAGCGGGCATCTTTTATGGCTTCGTCGGCCAGTGCGAAGGGATTATTGCAGAAATGAAAAAACAATCCAACGCAAGCCCAGTAGTAGTTGCAACAGGCGGGCTCGCTCGGATGATAACAGAAAAATCTTCCGCAGTAGACATTTTAGATCCATTTTTAACATTAAAAGGTCTAGAACTTCTATATAGAAGAAACAAACCAACTACAGAAAAATAAAAGGAGTTTTATATAATGAATGATTATTTAGTTAAAGCGTTAGCCTACGATGGCATGGCGCGTGTATATGCAGCAGTAACAACTGAAACAATCAAAGAAGCTCAAAGAAGACATGATACATGGTCCGTCTCATCCGCCGCACTTGGTAGAACGATGACAGGAACACTTTTCCTTGGAGCGATGCAAAAAGAAGACCAAAAAATAACTGTAAAAATCGAAGGCGACGGTCCAATCGGTCCAATCGTAGCTGATAGTAATGCGCAAGGTCAAATCAGAGGATACGTAACAAATCCACACGTTCATTTCAGTGAACTAAATGAAGTTGGAAAACTAGACGTCTGCCGCGGTGTTGGAACATCCGGAATGCTTTCAGTTGTAAAAGATTTAGGCTTTGGTGAAAATTTCACCGGACAAACACCAATTGTTTCAGGCGAAATTGGCGAAGATTTTACGTATTACCTAGCGACATCTGAACAAATCAATTCCTCTGTTGGTGTAGGGGTGCTTGTTAACCCAGATGATACAATCGAAGCAGCTGGTGGATTCATGTTGCAGCTACTTCCTGGTGCGACAGATGAAATCATTGATGAAATCGAAAAAAATCTGACGGCTCTACCAACAGTTTCTAGAATGATTGAAGCGGGCGAAACTCCTGAATCTATTCTAGCTAAACTTGCAGGTGGCGAAGATAAACTACAAATCTTAGAAAAAATTCCCGTTTCCTTTGAATGTAACTGCTCCAAAGAACGTTTTGGTAGTGTAATAATTTCACTTGGAAAAGAAGAAATTCGTTCGATGATAGAAGAGGATCACGGCGCAGAAGCAGAATGTCATTTTTGCCGTAACACCTATGATTTCTCAGAAGAAGAATTAGAAAAACTATACGAAGAAGCAAAATAAATAAAAAGGAGCGCCTAATGGGTTGCTCCTTTTTAAAAGAGGTTAAACTTGACAAAACAGGTCGGAATTAATTAAACTAAATGAAAGACCTAAAATAGATAGGAGTGCTTTAATAATGACAATTGCAAATTCAATCACTGATTTAATTGGAAAGACACCTATTGTGAAACTTAATCGTTTACCAGAAGCAGGAAGCGCTGATGTATACGTAAAATTAGAATTCCAAAATCCAGGTGGCAGCGTAAAAGACCGTATTGCTAACGCTATGATCGAAAGCGCTGAAAAATCTGGTGCATTAAAACCAGGCGACACAATTATTGAGCCAACTAGTGGGAATACTGGTATCGGCCTAGCAATGGTAGCAGCAGCAAAAGGCTACCAAGCAATCTTCGTAATGCCGGAAACAATGAGCTTAGAACGTCGCAAATTACTTCAAGCTTACGGTGCAAAATTAGTTTTAACACCGGGACCAGACGGCATGAAAGGCGCAATTGCTAAAGCGGAAGAACTTGCAAAAGAAAATAACTATTTTGTTCCACAACAATTCCACAACCCAGCAAACCCAGCTGTCCATGAAGAAACAACTGGACCAGAAATCGTTGAAGCTTTCGGTAAAGATGGCTTAGATGCTTTCATCGCAGGAGTTGGAACAGGCGGAACAGTAACTGGTGTAGGACATGTACTGAAAAAGAACTATCCAGATGTTAAAATCTATGCTCTTGAGCCAGAAGAATCCCCAGTACTTAGCGGAGGTTCTCCATCACCTCATAAAATCCAAGGTATCGGCGCTGGCTTCGTACCAGACACATTAGATACAAAAGTTTATGATGGTATTTTAAAAGTTTCAAGTGAAGATGCGTTAGAAACAGCACGCGAAGTAGCGAAAAAAGAAGGTATCTTAGTAGGTATTTCTTCTGGCGCAACTGTTAAAGCAGCTCTAGACCTTGCAAAAGAACTTGGTGCAGGCAAAAAAGTACTTGCAATCGTTGCAAGTAATGGTGAACGCTATTTAAGTACACCACTTTATAATTTTGAAGATTAATAAACTGGAGCCTAGATTTTCTAGGCTCTTTTTTTATGAAAAGAATTAAATGTATTTCTTACTATTTTCTAATCAAACGCACAGCGGAAATTTTCTTTTCTTAGTTAATATATAATCATAAGCTAACAACAAGCAAAACATTTTCATTCTTTCCCCTTTTAGAGTGAAAATCCCAAACTCCCTTTTTGACCAGTGTGGTTTACTCCCTTTTTCCACACTGGTTTTTTAATGCCCAAAAATGAAAAGAAAAACCGAAAAATCTCATGAAACTTTAACAAAAATCACAGCATATCCACCAAAAACTCGGTTAATATATAGTCATAAGCTAACAACAAGCAAAACATTTTCATTCTTTCCCCTTTTTAGAATGAAAATCCCAAACTCCCTTTTTGACCAGTGTGGTTTACTCCCTTTTTCCACACTGGTTTTTTTGATGCCTAAAAATGAAAAGAAAAACGGAGAAATCTCATGGAACTTTAACAAAAATCACAGCATATCCACCAAAAACTTGGTTAATATATAGTCATAAGCTAACAACAAGCAAAA comes from Listeria monocytogenes and encodes:
- the cysK gene encoding cysteine synthase A yields the protein MTIANSITDLIGKTPIVKLNRLPEAGSADVYVKLEFQNPGGSVKDRIANAMIESAEKSGALKPGDTIIEPTSGNTGIGLAMVAAAKGYQAIFVMPETMSLERRKLLQAYGAKLVLTPGPDGMKGAIAKAEELAKENNYFVPQQFHNPANPAVHEETTGPEIVEAFGKDGLDAFIAGVGTGGTVTGVGHVLKKNYPDVKIYALEPEESPVLSGGSPSPHKIQGIGAGFVPDTLDTKVYDGILKVSSEDALETAREVAKKEGILVGISSGATVKAALDLAKELGAGKKVLAIVASNGERYLSTPLYNFED
- the ftsH gene encoding ATP-dependent zinc metalloprotease FtsH, with the translated sequence MNRFFRNAIFYVIIFLVIIGIVASFNSNKEAAKDISYSEFVSKLEDGKVKSVSIQPDRSVYTIEGEFKSSDKSSDDKKTGLGQSKTSSTAFTTYALNSDTSLGDLQKTLDKEDVKTTIVPAKQNSGWVTFLTSIVPFVIIFILFFFLMSQSQGGGGGKVMSFGKSKAKLYNDDKKKVRFTDVAGADEEKQELVEVVEFLKDPRKFADLGARIPKGVLLVGPPGTGKTLLARAVAGEAGVPFFSISGSDFVEMFVGVGASRVRDLFENAKKNAPCIIFIDEIDAVGRQRGAGMGGGHDEREQTLNQLLVEMDGFGGNEGIIIIAATNRADVLDPALLRPGRFDRQIMVDRPDVKGREAVLRVHARNKPLAKSVDLKAIAQRTPGFSGADLENLLNEAALVAARSDKKEIDMSDLDEASDRVIAGPAKKNRVISEKERRTVAYHEGGHVIVGMVLDEAEVVHKVTIVPRGQAGGYAVMLPKEDRFLMTKAELMDRITGLLGGRVAEEVTFGEVTTGASNDFERATELARRMVTEWGMSDKIGPLQFTSGNGQVFMGRDFGSDKGYSDKIAYEIDTEVQSLIRYCYDRAKTIITEHQEQHKLIAETLLKVETLDARQIRSLFDDGVMPPDIDTIDVEAEYPSEKDEEPVGKSFEEEKEDLKEEKVEETKEEPKEVTSEDAPNIEQTPNDKKDE
- a CDS encoding type III pantothenate kinase, with amino-acid sequence MILVIDVGNTNCTVGVYEKQKLLKHWRMTTDRHRTSDELGMTVLNFFSYANLTPSDIQGIIISSVVPPIMHAMETMCVRYFNIRPLIVGPGIKTGLNLKVDNPREIGSDRIVNAVAASEEYGTPVIVVDFGTATTFCYIDESGVYQGGAIAPGIMISTEALYNRAAKLPRVDIAESNQIIGKSTVASMQAGIFYGFVGQCEGIIAEMKKQSNASPVVVATGGLARMITEKSSAVDILDPFLTLKGLELLYRRNKPTTEK
- the hslO gene encoding Hsp33 family molecular chaperone HslO, with the protein product MNDYLVKALAYDGMARVYAAVTTETIKEAQRRHDTWSVSSAALGRTMTGTLFLGAMQKEDQKITVKIEGDGPIGPIVADSNAQGQIRGYVTNPHVHFSELNEVGKLDVCRGVGTSGMLSVVKDLGFGENFTGQTPIVSGEIGEDFTYYLATSEQINSSVGVGVLVNPDDTIEAAGGFMLQLLPGATDEIIDEIEKNLTALPTVSRMIEAGETPESILAKLAGGEDKLQILEKIPVSFECNCSKERFGSVIISLGKEEIRSMIEEDHGAEAECHFCRNTYDFSEEELEKLYEEAK